From Cecembia calidifontis, one genomic window encodes:
- a CDS encoding deoxycytidylate deaminase yields MSRPNFDDIFMELAVNLAKRSHCIKKHVGAVLTKDTRIISIGYNGPPAGTHNCDEEFPDTGCARDSKGSCTLAIHAEQNAILYAVKNNTSVDGSTLYVTLAPCLACARIIFSIGIVKVIYMYSYAEYKGLPYDEGIAFLEKFGVEVVKYGKEIQFEDPLI; encoded by the coding sequence ATGAGCAGACCGAATTTTGATGATATTTTTATGGAATTGGCGGTCAATTTGGCCAAAAGATCACATTGCATCAAAAAACATGTAGGGGCAGTGCTGACCAAAGACACAAGGATCATTTCGATTGGATACAATGGGCCTCCTGCCGGAACGCATAACTGTGATGAGGAATTCCCCGATACAGGATGTGCTAGGGATAGCAAAGGCAGTTGTACTTTGGCCATCCATGCAGAGCAAAATGCGATTCTTTATGCAGTGAAAAACAACACTTCTGTAGACGGATCCACCTTATATGTAACATTGGCCCCCTGCCTTGCCTGTGCCAGGATTATTTTCTCTATCGGAATCGTTAAAGTGATCTATATGTATTCTTATGCGGAATATAAAGGGCTACCATACGATGAAGGAATCGCATTTTTGGAGAAGTTTGGTGTGGAGGTTGTAAAGTACGGCAAAGAAATCCAGTTTGAAGATCCCTTAATTTGA
- the ppk1 gene encoding polyphosphate kinase 1 produces the protein MRVATTDRFDSIIESSDLVSRDLSWLKFNERVLDQSKKERRSIFEKLKFLAITASNLDEFFMIRVGSLYNYLDYEKERVDYSGLREEPFKMKLMLECQQFHKRQQEHFLKNLLPKMSESGFILSNVRNLEPEEREYIKSYFNKAVYPMLTPMVFDGYRTFPLLMNKLLIFGVVTLAPGDKKENRKLSFVQIPANIPRFFEIEREDMVVYIPIEEVIRENIVSLFRNVDIESINLFRITRNGDFTLEESEDMDANFLEEVKRKLNERKTGRVVRIEIEEGYSKWMVSLLKERWNIKDDSIFKVERASMLDFTGLWQVIGNKRFKDKIPQMPAPVPPISYPEDGADDIFQVLKSRDILLHHPYNNIDPILDLIEKAAEDPNVMAIKMTIYRLAKDSRITKALLRAAENGKHVSVLFEVKARFDEENNIREAKKLQKAGCFVIYGISNLKTHTKLLLIVKKDDNIVTRFVHLGSGNYNEDTARLYTDIGLLTTNEVLANDVSEFFNVITGHSMPTVYQNLITAPRDMRNQLIEFIEQEAENARKGLPAGIFIKVNSLEDSEIIYALYRASQSGVPIKLIIRGICCLRPGRRGLSENIEVISIVGDFLEHSRIYHFHNNGDTRTYAGSADMMVRSFDKRLESLFRVEDPLLEKQLMNILAYNLKDNVNAYRMLEDGTYVPKLPQADEEEFNVHKEFFNVTVEEVMKVKLI, from the coding sequence ATGAGAGTAGCGACAACAGACAGATTTGATAGTATCATTGAAAGCAGTGACCTGGTCAGCAGGGACTTGAGCTGGTTGAAATTCAATGAAAGGGTGTTGGACCAGTCCAAAAAAGAGCGCAGGTCAATTTTTGAAAAATTGAAGTTTTTGGCCATTACAGCTTCCAATTTGGATGAATTCTTCATGATCAGGGTGGGTTCTCTGTACAATTACCTTGATTATGAAAAAGAAAGGGTAGATTACTCTGGCTTAAGGGAGGAGCCTTTCAAAATGAAACTGATGTTGGAATGCCAGCAATTCCATAAAAGACAACAGGAGCATTTTCTGAAAAATTTACTGCCCAAAATGTCCGAAAGTGGATTCATTTTGAGCAATGTCAGAAACCTGGAACCTGAAGAAAGGGAATATATCAAATCCTATTTCAATAAAGCAGTGTATCCTATGCTTACTCCTATGGTCTTTGACGGTTACCGGACTTTTCCTCTTTTGATGAATAAGCTGCTGATTTTTGGAGTGGTGACCTTAGCCCCTGGGGACAAGAAAGAAAACAGAAAGCTGTCATTTGTACAGATTCCTGCCAATATCCCCCGTTTCTTTGAGATTGAAAGGGAGGACATGGTCGTTTATATTCCTATTGAGGAAGTCATCCGGGAAAATATTGTTTCTCTTTTCCGAAATGTGGATATAGAATCTATCAACCTGTTCAGGATTACCCGTAACGGGGATTTCACTTTGGAGGAAAGTGAGGATATGGATGCTAACTTCCTGGAAGAAGTGAAGCGTAAACTGAACGAGCGAAAGACCGGTAGGGTGGTCCGTATTGAAATTGAAGAGGGTTATTCCAAGTGGATGGTCAGCTTGCTCAAGGAGCGCTGGAACATCAAGGATGACAGCATTTTCAAAGTTGAAAGGGCCAGTATGTTGGATTTCACAGGGCTTTGGCAGGTAATAGGTAATAAGAGATTCAAAGATAAGATTCCACAAATGCCTGCACCTGTTCCTCCGATCTCGTATCCGGAAGACGGTGCTGATGATATTTTTCAGGTACTTAAGAGTAGGGATATCCTGTTGCACCATCCCTATAATAATATTGACCCGATCTTGGACCTGATAGAAAAGGCAGCTGAGGATCCAAATGTGATGGCCATTAAAATGACCATTTACAGGCTGGCCAAAGATTCAAGGATAACGAAGGCATTATTGAGGGCGGCTGAGAACGGAAAACACGTATCCGTACTGTTTGAAGTTAAGGCGAGGTTTGATGAAGAAAACAATATCCGTGAAGCCAAAAAACTGCAAAAAGCAGGATGTTTTGTCATTTACGGTATAAGTAACCTAAAGACCCACACCAAACTCCTTCTAATCGTTAAGAAGGACGACAATATAGTGACCCGTTTTGTTCATTTGGGTTCAGGTAATTATAATGAAGATACGGCAAGGCTGTACACCGATATTGGATTATTGACCACCAATGAAGTGCTTGCCAATGATGTTTCAGAATTCTTCAATGTAATTACGGGACATTCCATGCCTACCGTGTACCAGAATCTGATTACTGCTCCAAGGGACATGAGAAACCAATTGATAGAATTCATTGAGCAGGAGGCTGAAAATGCCAGAAAAGGACTTCCGGCAGGGATATTTATCAAGGTCAATTCATTGGAAGATTCCGAGATCATCTATGCGCTATACAGGGCATCTCAATCCGGGGTTCCTATTAAGTTGATCATTCGGGGGATATGTTGTTTGAGACCAGGAAGAAGAGGTCTCAGCGAAAATATTGAGGTCATTTCGATTGTAGGTGATTTTCTTGAGCATTCCAGGATTTACCATTTCCATAACAATGGAGATACAAGGACCTACGCAGGTTCAGCAGATATGATGGTAAGGAGCTTTGATAAAAGGCTGGAATCTCTTTTCAGGGTTGAAGATCCCCTGCTGGAGAAACAGCTGATGAATATCCTGGCTTACAATCTAAAAGACAATGTAAACGCTTACAGAATGCTTGAGGATGGGACCTATGTTCCAAAATTGCCTCAGGCAGATGAAGAGGAATTCAATGTCCACAAGGAGTTTTTCAACGTGACCGTAGAAGAGGTCATGAAGGTAAAATTGATATGA
- a CDS encoding Ppx/GppA phosphatase family protein, whose translation MRLAAVDIGSNAIRLQITTVTTYEGTTNFKKLEYLRFPLRLGLDVFHNKKISDKNKRKFIKLMKAFKLLIDLYEVDDYMVCATSAMRESENGKEIVEEVKEDIGLKIQIIDGNLEAELINLALWSYIDDKSYLHIDVGGGSTELNIYSKKTKIASKSFKIGSVRALEDNIPLSVWKSMNRFIEEHIGKKEKITCIGTGGNISKIFELSNPPKNKTFIQIDKIKEIQQYLESFTYEERINKLNLNPDRADVIIPAAKIYLAAMTAANSKKMIVPDVGLKDGLMQVLYKKNRNKKHTSSH comes from the coding sequence TTGAGATTAGCAGCAGTTGACATCGGTTCAAACGCCATCAGGCTTCAGATTACCACGGTAACCACCTATGAAGGAACCACCAATTTCAAGAAACTGGAATACCTCAGGTTTCCCTTACGCTTGGGACTAGACGTTTTTCATAACAAGAAGATTTCTGACAAGAACAAAAGAAAATTCATCAAGTTGATGAAAGCTTTTAAACTTTTGATTGACCTGTATGAAGTAGATGACTATATGGTCTGCGCTACATCTGCCATGCGGGAGTCGGAAAATGGAAAGGAAATCGTGGAAGAAGTTAAGGAAGATATCGGACTGAAAATCCAGATCATTGATGGTAACCTGGAAGCAGAGTTGATCAATCTGGCCCTTTGGTCCTATATTGATGACAAATCCTACCTCCACATAGATGTAGGAGGAGGAAGTACCGAATTGAACATCTACTCGAAAAAAACCAAAATCGCTTCCAAATCCTTCAAAATTGGTTCTGTCCGGGCATTGGAAGATAATATTCCGCTTTCTGTTTGGAAAAGCATGAACCGCTTTATTGAAGAACACATAGGGAAAAAAGAAAAAATCACCTGTATAGGAACAGGGGGAAACATCAGCAAAATTTTCGAACTCAGCAATCCTCCTAAAAACAAGACTTTTATCCAAATTGACAAAATCAAGGAAATCCAGCAATACCTCGAATCCTTTACTTATGAAGAAAGGATCAACAAACTGAACCTCAATCCTGACAGGGCTGACGTCATTATCCCGGCCGCCAAAATTTATCTCGCTGCCATGACTGCAGCCAATTCGAAAAAAATGATTGTGCCTGATGTAGGGCTCAAAGACGGTTTAATGCAAGTCCTGTATAAGAAAAACAGAAACAAGAAACACACTTCTTCGCATTGA
- a CDS encoding DUF202 domain-containing protein — translation MEKENLSENELIVRDYLARQRTYLANDRTLLSYIRTSLYFLVSGTALMEVNALEHVRDLGYLAFGLSLGMLLLGVFNFYKVKRRLKKHYYREM, via the coding sequence ATGGAAAAAGAGAATTTAAGTGAAAACGAATTGATTGTCAGAGATTATCTGGCGCGTCAAAGAACCTACTTAGCCAACGACAGAACGCTTTTATCTTACATCAGAACTTCCCTTTATTTTTTGGTCAGCGGTACCGCTTTGATGGAAGTGAATGCTTTGGAACACGTTAGAGACCTAGGTTATCTTGCTTTTGGATTGAGCCTTGGAATGTTGTTATTAGGAGTATTTAATTTTTACAAAGTAAAAAGAAGACTGAAAAAACATTATTACCGGGAAATGTGA